A DNA window from Thiothrix subterranea contains the following coding sequences:
- a CDS encoding riboflavin synthase — translation MFTGIIESIGTIRDMQPKGGDMRLTIATGKLDMSDVALGDSIAVNGVCLTAVALDSGSFSADVSRETLSLTSLGHLARGSKVNLEKALTLQTRLGGHLVSGHVDGLGEVISRHDDARSVRFSIRAPAQLAKYIAAKGSITMDGTSLTVNKVEGSTFELNIVPHTLSETIIADYRSGTAVNLEVDVIARYLERLLLGDNAAEMTPHSGAITEAFLAEHGFMK, via the coding sequence ATGTTTACCGGTATTATTGAATCCATCGGCACAATCCGCGACATGCAGCCCAAAGGTGGCGATATGCGCCTGACTATTGCGACCGGCAAGTTGGACATGAGTGATGTGGCACTTGGCGATAGCATTGCGGTCAATGGTGTGTGTTTGACGGCGGTGGCGTTGGATAGTGGCAGTTTTAGCGCGGATGTTTCCCGCGAAACCTTGTCTCTAACCAGTCTTGGGCATTTGGCTCGCGGTTCCAAAGTCAATCTGGAAAAAGCCTTAACCTTGCAAACCCGCCTCGGTGGGCATTTGGTCAGTGGGCATGTGGACGGTTTGGGCGAAGTGATTAGTCGCCATGACGATGCGCGTTCGGTGCGGTTCAGCATCCGCGCTCCGGCACAGTTGGCAAAGTACATTGCGGCGAAAGGCTCGATCACGATGGATGGCACTAGCCTGACCGTTAATAAGGTCGAGGGCAGCACCTTTGAACTCAATATCGTGCCGCACACCTTGAGTGAAACCATTATCGCCGATTACCGTAGCGGCACAGCGGTTAATCTGGAAGTCGATGTCATTGCCCGCTACCTTGAACGTTTGTTGCTGGGTGATAACGCTGCTGAGATGACGCCTCACAGCGGCGCGATTACCGAAGCATTCCTTGCCGAACACGGCTTTATGAAGTGA
- the ribBA gene encoding bifunctional 3,4-dihydroxy-2-butanone-4-phosphate synthase/GTP cyclohydrolase II, producing MQFNTTEEILKDLAEGKMVVIVDDEDRENEGDLLMVASLTRPEDINFMVKEGRGLVCLTLTRERCKQLNLPLMISATDEEHRTNFTVSIEAAEGVTTGISAYDRAHTVRTAVAPNATPTDIEQPGHIFPLMAQPGGVLTRAGHTEAGCDLARLAGFEPAATIVEILNEDGTMARRPDLEIFAEKHGLKMGSIEDLIRYRVQHEKTVERVFEKEVQTEYGAFHLVAYQEQAKHDIHLALVKGDIDADDTVLVRVHLENELCDLLALAEPGCGWPLRGVMQRIEREGKGVIVILREPIQTQDVLKRLKGFEFQAVVQDNTRSSPAELKTYGIGAQILSDLGVHRMRVMSAPRRLHGIAGFGLEIVDYVQD from the coding sequence ATGCAATTCAACACCACAGAAGAGATTCTTAAAGACCTCGCAGAAGGCAAAATGGTCGTTATCGTTGACGACGAAGACCGCGAAAATGAAGGCGACCTGTTGATGGTGGCGTCGCTCACCCGCCCCGAAGACATTAATTTCATGGTGAAGGAAGGGCGCGGCTTGGTGTGCCTGACCTTGACCCGTGAACGTTGCAAGCAATTGAATTTGCCGCTGATGATTTCCGCGACGGATGAAGAACACCGCACCAATTTCACCGTATCCATTGAAGCCGCTGAAGGGGTCACGACCGGCATTTCGGCTTATGATCGGGCGCACACGGTGCGTACTGCGGTGGCACCGAATGCGACACCTACCGATATTGAACAGCCGGGGCATATTTTCCCGTTGATGGCGCAACCCGGTGGCGTGTTGACTCGTGCAGGGCATACCGAGGCGGGTTGCGATTTGGCGCGTTTGGCAGGGTTTGAACCGGCGGCGACGATTGTTGAAATTCTCAACGAAGATGGCACGATGGCACGTCGCCCTGACTTGGAGATTTTCGCCGAAAAGCACGGTTTGAAAATGGGCAGTATCGAAGACCTGATTCGCTACCGCGTGCAACATGAAAAAACGGTCGAGCGCGTGTTTGAAAAAGAGGTGCAAACCGAATACGGCGCATTCCATTTAGTCGCGTATCAGGAACAAGCCAAGCATGACATTCACTTGGCACTTGTCAAAGGTGACATTGATGCCGACGATACCGTGCTGGTACGGGTGCATTTGGAAAATGAATTGTGCGATCTATTGGCATTGGCAGAACCGGGTTGCGGCTGGCCATTGCGCGGCGTGATGCAGCGGATTGAACGCGAAGGCAAGGGCGTGATTGTCATTTTGCGCGAACCGATTCAGACGCAAGATGTGCTGAAACGCTTGAAAGGGTTTGAATTTCAAGCAGTAGTACAGGACAATACCCGTTCTTCACCGGCTGAATTAAAAACTTACGGTATTGGTGCGCAAATCTTATCGGATTTGGGTGTACATCGGATGCGTGTTATGAGTGCGCCGCGCCGTTTGCACGGCATTGCCGGTTTCGGTTTAGAAATTGTGGATTATGTTCAGGATTAA